The Primulina eburnea isolate SZY01 chromosome 8, ASM2296580v1, whole genome shotgun sequence genome contains a region encoding:
- the LOC140840204 gene encoding iron-sulfur protein required for NADH dehydrogenase, mitochondrial has protein sequence MSSLRSTAQYHLNYFLHHRRSWSATSIDWSRSDFIAGNLAKPMNRLPRNFTLGGIRGFAVLGAKGSHLQSLKIEGIKDIIAVASGKGGVGKSTTAVNLAVSLAHKCQLKVGLLDADVYGPSIPTMMKLHGKPEVSADKKMIPIENYGIKCISMGSLVAEGEAIVWRGPMVMKALEQMTRGVDWGILDILVVDMPPGTGDAQISISQRLQLSGSLIVSTPQDVALIDARRGVRMFSKVNVPILGIVENMSYFQCPNCSERHYIFGKGGARKTAHEMGLKFLGEIPLEMGIRSGSDDGVPVVISDPDSSTSQAYDDVAQKIVSRLEELTKEPFLQPEINI, from the exons ATGTCTTCTTTGCGATCGACAGCCCAATATCATTTGAATTATTTCTTGCATCATCGGCGATCTTGGTCCGCCACCTCTATAGATTGGAGCCGTTCGGATTTTATTGCAGGAAATTTAGCAAAACCCATGAACCGATTACCAAGAAACTTCACT CTCGGGGGCATCAGGGGTTTTGCTGTTCTAGGTGCAAAAGGATCCCATTTACAGAGTTTGAAGATCGAAGGGATTAAAGACATTATAGCTGTCGCTTCTGGCAAAGGCGGCGTTGGAAAGTCCACCACCGCTG TTAATTTGGCCGTCTCGCTAGCGCACAAGTGTCAGCTTAAAGTCGGGCTGCTGGATGCCGATGTATATGGACCGTCAATTCCGACAATGATGAAACTCCATGGAAAGCCTGAAGTGAGCGCAG ATAAGAAAATGATCCCAATTGAAAACTACGGGATCAAATGCATATCAATGGGATCTCTTGTGGCTGAAGGGGAAGCAATTGTGTGGAGAGGTCCTATG GTCATGAAAGCACTGGAACAGATGACAAGGGGAGTTGATTGGGGGATCCTCGATATTCTTGTGGTGGATATGCCCCCTGGCACTGGTGATGCCCAGATATCCATCTCCCAGAGATTGCAATTATCAG GATCACTAATTGTTTCAACGCCACAAGATGTTGCATTAATTGATGCTCGAAGAGGTGTTAGAATGTTCTCCAAAGTCAATGTGCCG ATTTTAGGAATTGTAGAGAACATGAGCTACTTTCAATGTCCCAACTGCAGCGAACGTCACTATATTTTCGGCAAGGGTGGGGCTCGAAAGACGGCACATGAAATGGGTTTGAAGTTTCTTGGTGAG ATACCATTGGAGATGGGAATCAGAAGCGGTTCCGATGATGGTGTCCCTGTTGTGATATCCGATCCCGATTCTTCTACATCCCAAGCCTATGATGATGTGGCTCAGAAAATTGTCAGCA
- the LOC140840202 gene encoding probable myosin-binding protein 4 — MAAEVLSVKKRSSPGFMTLLSSAACEWFLIFLLFVGAAFSYLLTKFAQYCELKAPCPLCSRLDLVSGKKKPGNYWSLLCRNHSEEMSSLVPCSIHNSLADVNGMCEECFMPIIMQQKTNSESYRLLVGKLWVDVERSILQNLMLNKNIRFGSSGRRTCSCCNKTWRAKSNAERLLGFSPVSLGASKANLKPPLPRVPGRSRFSRRDSLKRLREKFSGPMVHHSALGSSVDTLSHVGYTKLKFSSDSESEVLFSEDDEEGNASCHCKFESKPEYNVQSSLKGPPITQDEKVKPSVLDLPNLLDLSDDKDFSSLSIETFIEHGLRELDWAEAYNKPSTFVTPELASLDNDSQPLGVGKGSLDVPAETSNTSSFLKQQLNDKGSREKRYTSTVKHIEAVAGTSAEDTHSLESNKKNITDALTGIMENKELSSLEPVEPIKACDSDQNEKNMKSLPQDSTSDAGLSSTDRSPAAHNEHAEFRKPEDSSYQANETSQPEYLEGTVDDDIEGKSMLDRLKQQVEQDKIFMDSLYKELEEERNAAAVAANEAMAMITRLQEEKASLHMEALQYLRMMEEQAEYDVEALERANDVIAEKEKELQDLEAELEFYGNNYGDESLGVDKENNPGTSRDSRSCNIKKTNGTCNPAMDGSASKFVDEKLYISKCLKKLEKKIHQAQNGEKIKNEVGNLPHTGETSISQENEDNGSFEQKSIYPSNGNPDRDKDNDFVSGKREKPLENGAYAFEKEIVELQQRLDALETDRDFLKHISDLLHNGKDGLNLIQEIAHQLQELREVEFNKR; from the exons ATGGCTGCTGAGGTTCTATCTGTGAAAAAGAGGTCATCCCCTGGATTCATGACTCTATTGTCCTCCGCAGCTTGTGAGTGGTTCTTGATATTTTTGCTATTCGTGGGCGCGGCGTTTTCATATTTGCTCACAAAATTTGCTCAATACTGTGAGCTCAAAGCTCCCTGTCCATTATGCTCGAGGCTCGATCTTGTTTCGGGGAAAAAGAAACCAGGAAACTATTGGAGTTTATTATGCAGAAACCACAGCGAAGAGATGTCATCTCTAGTGCCTTGTTCTATACACAATAGTCTTGCCGATGTCAATGGGATGTGTGAAGAATGTTTTATGCCCATTATTATGCAGCAAAAAACTAATTCTGAATCATATAGGTTGTTAGTTGGTAAGCTGTGGGTTGATGTAGAACGATCCATTCTCCAAAACTTAATGCTGAATAAGAACATACGATTTGGTTCTTCAGGACGTAGGACGTGTTCTTGCTGCAACAAGACATGGAGAGCTAAATCTAATGCTGAAAGATTACTCGGGTTTTCTCCAGTTAGTCTTGGGGCTTCTAAAGCCAATTTGAAGCCTCCTTTGCCTCGTGTACCAGGTCGGAGTCGTTTTAGTCGTAGGGATAGCTTGAAGAGATTAAGAGAGAAATTCTCAGGGCCAATGGTACACCATTCTGCTTTGGGAAGTAGTGTTGATACGCTGTCTCATGTGGGCTATACGAAGCTGAAATTCTCCTCTGATTCCGAGTCTGAGGTCTTATTCTCAGAAGATGATGAAGAAGGAAATGCAAGTTGTCATTGTAAATTTGAAAGTAAACCAGAATATAATGTTCAATCCAGCTTAAAAGGTCCACCTATAACACAGGATGAGAAAGTGAAACCTTCGGTTCTTGATCTACCAAATCTGCTTGATTTGAGTGATGATAAGGATTTCAGTTCTTTATCAATAGAAACATTCATAGAGCACGGTCTTAGAGAGCTTGACTGGGCAGAAGCTTATAATAAACCAAGCACATTTGTGACACCAGAGCTAGCTTCATTAGACAACGATTCCCAACCACTGGGTGTTGGAAAAGGTTCTTTAGATGTGCCTGCAGAGACTTCTAACACCTCGTCATTTCTCAAGCAGC AATTAAATGACAAAGGAAGCAGGGAAAAAAGATATACATCTACGGTGAAGCATATAGAAGCTGTTGCAGGAACTTCTGCAGAAGATACTCATTCATTAGAGTCAAATAAAAAGAATATAACTGATGCTTTGACTGGCATAATGGAAAATAAAGAATTATCAAGCTTAGAACCCGTTGAGCCAATTAAAGCCTGTGACTCTgatcaaaatgaaaaaaatatgaaGTCCCTGCCACAAGACTCTACATCTGATGCAGGCTTGTCCTCGACAGATAGAAGTCCTGCAGCTCATAACGAACATGCTGAATTCAGAAAACCCGAGGATTCCTCTTATCAGGCAAATGAGACTAGCCAACCTGAATATTTGGAGGGAACTGTTGATGACGACATTGAAGGTAAAAGTATGCTTGATCGACTAAAACAACAGGTTGAGCAGGATAAAATCTTCATGGATTCTTTATACAAGGAATTGGAGGAAGAAAGAAACGCTGCTGCAGTTGCAGCAAATGAAGCCATGGCCATGATCACTAGACTACAGGAGGAGAAAGCGTCGCTTCACATGGAGGCGTTGCAATACTTAAGAATGATGGAGGAACAAGCAGAGTATGATGTGGAGGCGTTGGAAAGAGCCAATGATGTTATTGCTGAAAAGGAGAAGGAATTGCAGGACTTGGAAGCAGAGTTAGAATTCTACGGAAACAATTATGGTGATGAATCATTAGGGGTCGATAAAGAAAACAATCCTGGCACCTCTAGAGATTCGAGATCTTGTAATATTAAAAAAACCAATGGAACGTGTAACCCAGCCATGGATGGTTCTGCCTCGAAATTTGTGGATGAAAAACTCTACATCTCGAAATGTTTGAAGAAGTTGGAAAAAAAGATCCATCAAGCTCAAAATGGTGAAAAGATAAAAAACGAGGTTGGGAATCTTCCTCATACCGGAGAGACATCAATAagtcaagaaaatgaagataatgGTTCATTTGAGCAAAAGAGTATATATCCTTCGAATGGGAATCCGGATCGTGACAAGGACAATGATTTTGTTTCAGGGAAAAGAGAGAAACCATTAGAGAATGGTGCTTATGCTTTTGAGAAGGAAATTGTAGAACTTCAGCAGAGGTTGGATGCACTTGAGACTGACCGAGATTTCCTCAAGCACATATCTGACTTGCTTCATAACGGGAAGGATGGATTGAATTTAATTCAGGAAATAGCTCATCAGCTACAAGAGTTGCGAGAAGTCGAATTTAATAAAAGATGA